A stretch of DNA from Thermoplasmata archaeon:
CCGACGGATCCAAGACCCTCGTGGACCGCGCGAGAGAGAAGACGAAGTGGATCCTCGCGAACCACACGGTCCCACCACTGGACAAGGAAGTCCAAACGAAGCTCCGAGCGGTCATCGACCGAGCCCGCGTCGGTCGGGAACAGGCGGTCGTCGCCTGACGAGGCACGGACCTCCGTCCCCGAGGACATCCTTCGAACTACGCTCACAAGAAGAAAGGTCCACAAGTTCGGAGGACCGAAAGGAAATGGCTGTAATGACCGAACCATGATTAAGGCGGTCCGAAATAGTGTTCGCAACAAGCATCCCTCCAACCAACACCAACCGCCCGTGGTCGGGGCGTTCACCCGCCCCCGGGCGCCCTTTTCGCCGTCACCCATCGAGATGGATCCCGCGGTCGAAACCTAGATGGCTTGCGCCTTCCCTGCCACCGCGATGCCGACCCTCGAGAATCCCGCGGAGAACCCGTGCTTCGGCTGCGGCCCGCAACATCCCCGTGGGCTCCACCTCGCGTTCGAGCAGCGGACCGGGCCGGACGGAGTGTCCGAAGTCGTCTGCGAGTACGTTCCCAGAGCGGACGAGATCGGTTGGCCCGGGCTCATGCACATCGGGCTCCTCTTCATGACCCTGATGGAGACGAGCTATTGGGCCGCCCTGGCGCTCGGCGGGCGCGTGCACACGATGCGGGGTCCCGTGACGTTCGAGCCGCTGCGCCTCCCCCGGGTCGGACGGCCGTTCCGATCGACCGCGCGGCTTGCAGGAAGGGACGGGGAAGAGCTCCGTATCACCTGCGTCGCCCAGGATGCGAACGGGAGGCCGCATGCGACGATGACCAGCTCATGGCGGCGTGCGTCGCGCGCCGCGGTGGACAAGGCCGGGCTCACGCTCCCCGGCTATCTCCTCGAGGACATGGACCCCTGAGCGCACCGGTTGGGCGGAGAGGGGGGACCGGAGCCCGCGGCATTTAACTACCGCGGCCGGTCTCGCGGCGGTCATGCCAGCACGATCCGCGAAGCGACGCCGCCCCCGCATCCTCCCCGAAGTCCACCTCCTGTTCGAGGGCTACACCGAACCCGGCGTGGCGTCGACCGTGGGCTACGTCCGCGACGGTCGTGCGCGGATCGTCATCGATCCGGGGATGGTCCCCTCGCCGCGGTCCATCCTGAACCCGCTGCGCCGCCTCGGCGTGGCACCGCGACAGGTGACCGACGTCGTCTTCTCCCACCACCATCCGGACCACACGCTCCATGCCGCGCTCTTCCCGAACGCCCGGTTCCACGACCACTGGGCGATCTACCGCGGAGACACCTGGGAGAGCCGCAAGGCCGAAGGATTCCGGGTCTCCCCCCACGTGCGGCTCCTGGAGACGCCCGGGCACACGCCGCAGGACATCACGACGCTTGTGGAGGCCGCGGACGGACCCGTGGCGTTCACGCACCTCTGGTGGGGC
This window harbors:
- a CDS encoding MBL fold metallo-hydrolase, translating into MPARSAKRRRPRILPEVHLLFEGYTEPGVASTVGYVRDGRARIVIDPGMVPSPRSILNPLRRLGVAPRQVTDVVFSHHHPDHTLHAALFPNARFHDHWAIYRGDTWESRKAEGFRVSPHVRLLETPGHTPQDITTLVEAADGPVAFTHLWWGRDGPAEDPYAPDPALLHRNRARVLGIARRIVPGHGPEFVPGPETPR